Proteins found in one Mesorhizobium sp. CAU 1732 genomic segment:
- a CDS encoding ABC transporter ATP-binding protein, whose amino-acid sequence MPESRGASIEIRALEKQFGNVRAVDDVSLTIEAGEFIALLGPSGSGKSTVLMSLAGFERPSSGTIHIGGEDCTRLPPHKRNIGMVFQHYTLFPHLSVIDNVAFPLKMRGIAKAERRKQAEAALETVRLGGYGARMPKQLSGGQQQRVALARAIVYRPRVLLMDEPLSALDKNLREEMQLEIKRLHSELGLTVVFVTHDQSEALTMADRIAILESGRLQQVSPARELYERPSNQFAASFIGEMNMLPIAWDGSRGRLPDGSEVVPPATALVEAIAPGNAVLGMRPERLTFGPAGEPGSWPAKVRDVVYAGAGTLVIAHMTDGTEIRIRVPSATHAPVNAGDMIGLHCPPEAMLIYPGAAA is encoded by the coding sequence ATGCCTGAATCCAGGGGCGCCTCGATCGAGATACGCGCGCTCGAGAAGCAATTCGGCAATGTGCGCGCCGTTGACGACGTGTCCCTGACGATCGAGGCAGGCGAATTCATCGCGCTGCTCGGCCCGAGCGGATCGGGCAAATCCACCGTTCTCATGAGCCTGGCCGGCTTCGAGCGCCCGTCTTCCGGCACCATCCACATCGGCGGCGAGGACTGCACGCGGCTGCCGCCGCACAAGCGCAACATCGGCATGGTCTTCCAGCACTACACGCTCTTTCCGCATTTGAGCGTCATCGACAACGTCGCCTTTCCGCTGAAGATGCGCGGAATCGCGAAGGCCGAGCGCCGCAAGCAGGCCGAGGCCGCGCTCGAAACGGTCAGGCTCGGCGGTTACGGCGCGCGCATGCCCAAGCAACTGTCGGGCGGGCAGCAGCAGCGCGTGGCACTGGCACGCGCCATCGTCTACCGGCCCCGCGTGCTGCTGATGGACGAGCCGCTTTCGGCGCTGGACAAGAATCTGCGCGAGGAAATGCAGCTTGAGATCAAGCGGCTGCATTCCGAGCTCGGTCTGACGGTCGTCTTCGTGACGCACGACCAGAGCGAGGCCCTGACCATGGCCGATCGCATCGCGATCCTGGAATCGGGGCGCCTGCAACAGGTTTCGCCTGCCCGCGAACTCTACGAGCGGCCGTCGAACCAGTTCGCCGCGAGCTTCATCGGCGAGATGAACATGCTCCCGATCGCATGGGACGGGTCGCGCGGCCGGCTGCCCGACGGAAGCGAAGTCGTCCCGCCGGCGACGGCGCTGGTCGAGGCGATAGCACCCGGCAATGCCGTTTTGGGAATGCGGCCTGAACGGCTGACATTCGGCCCGGCCGGCGAACCCGGAAGCTGGCCCGCAAAGGTGCGCGACGTGGTCTATGCCGGCGCGGGCACGCTGGTCATCGCCCATATGACGGACGGCACGGAAATCCGCATCCGGGTTCCCAGCGCCACCCATGCGCCCGTGAACGCGGGCGACATGATCGGCCTGCATTGCCCGCCCGAGGCGATGCTGATCTATCCCGGTGCCGCGGCATGA
- a CDS encoding GntR family transcriptional regulator: protein MRRIRRSTQLEDLWIVLADSVYGRLRLSMMRAELVPHQRLKVRDLAKQMGTSETPVREALLQLAREGAVEVRPRFFIRVPRLTLADYKDIRDIRLELEPMAAERAMSRLAPADIERLHAVHLRLIDAERRRDWRTALEANRDFHFGMFDRAGMPALVHVLEGLWTRVGPMLSQLYPAAPPTYGDGHQHLAILDALRRRDPYGLRMAIRLDLIEGGRGLLRRIAEQEAQDATDALSAPMSHGALSIN from the coding sequence ATGCGCCGCATCCGGCGCAGCACGCAACTGGAGGATTTGTGGATCGTGCTCGCTGATTCCGTTTACGGCCGGCTGAGACTGTCCATGATGAGGGCCGAACTCGTGCCGCATCAGCGCCTCAAGGTGCGCGACCTCGCCAAGCAGATGGGAACGTCGGAGACGCCTGTTCGCGAAGCGCTGCTGCAGCTCGCGCGCGAAGGCGCGGTCGAGGTCCGGCCGCGATTCTTCATTCGCGTCCCGCGCCTGACGCTGGCGGACTACAAGGACATTCGCGATATTCGCCTCGAGCTCGAACCCATGGCGGCCGAACGCGCCATGTCCCGCTTGGCGCCGGCCGATATCGAGCGGCTCCACGCCGTTCATCTGCGATTGATCGACGCCGAGCGCCGCCGCGACTGGCGAACCGCGCTGGAGGCGAACCGGGACTTTCATTTCGGCATGTTCGACCGCGCCGGCATGCCGGCTCTGGTGCATGTGCTGGAAGGGCTATGGACGCGCGTCGGGCCCATGCTCTCGCAACTCTATCCGGCGGCGCCACCCACCTACGGCGATGGTCACCAGCACCTCGCGATTCTCGATGCGCTGCGGCGCCGCGATCCCTACGGGCTGCGCATGGCCATCCGCCTCGACCTGATCGAGGGCGGTCGCGGCCTGTTGCGCCGTATCGCGGAACAGGAAGCGCAAGACGCCACCGACGCCTTGAGCGCCCCGATGTCCCACGGCGCTCTTTCCATCAACTAG